The following coding sequences are from one Hymenobacter sp. DG25A window:
- a CDS encoding group III truncated hemoglobin codes for MKSAAALHDIRNEGDIKTLVDTAFSKANDDELLAPLCQAVAQIHWPRHLTSLYDFWSNALLGTTRYQENQSIPLHSVLTTQGTRSQRWITLLERTVEEQFSGSKAEEAKHKLTTLFSRAQTA; via the coding sequence ATGAAATCTGCTGCAGCTCTTCATGATATCCGGAACGAAGGCGACATTAAGACGCTGGTAGATACCGCTTTTAGCAAAGCAAATGATGACGAGCTTCTGGCGCCTTTGTGCCAGGCAGTAGCCCAGATTCACTGGCCCCGCCACCTCACCTCCCTCTACGATTTCTGGAGCAACGCCCTGTTGGGGACCACCCGCTACCAGGAAAATCAGTCCATTCCGCTGCATTCCGTGCTTACTACTCAGGGCACCCGCTCGCAGCGCTGGATTACGCTGCTGGAGCGCACCGTAGAAGAGCAATTCTCGGGCAGCAAAGCAGAAGAGGCCAAGCACAAGCTGACCACCCTGTTTTCCCGGGCGCAGACCGCCTAG
- a CDS encoding group III truncated hemoglobin: MPSPAPLSDISTEADIRLLVDRFYDKVNADALLSPIFNEVAQVHWEKHLPTMYDFWSGLLLGTGRYRGRPFPKHLVLPVDSQHFRRWLTLFTETVDAHFAGPVADEAIRKAGNIATIFEYRIHQARNPLQIL; encoded by the coding sequence ATGCCTTCCCCCGCCCCTCTTTCTGATATCTCCACGGAAGCCGACATCCGTTTGCTCGTCGACCGTTTCTATGATAAAGTAAACGCCGATGCGCTGCTCAGCCCCATTTTTAATGAGGTAGCCCAGGTGCATTGGGAAAAGCACCTGCCCACTATGTACGACTTCTGGAGCGGCCTGCTATTGGGCACCGGCCGGTACCGGGGCCGCCCCTTTCCCAAACATCTGGTGTTGCCCGTCGACAGCCAGCACTTCCGCCGCTGGCTCACGCTTTTCACCGAAACGGTGGATGCTCACTTTGCCGGCCCCGTAGCCGACGAAGCTATTCGCAAAGCCGGCAACATTGCTACCATTTTCGAGTATCGTATCCATCAGGCCCGCAATCCGTTGCAGATTTTATAG
- a CDS encoding heavy metal translocating P-type ATPase, translating into MAASVSETTVHVACTHCGDDCPGQPIMRQEQPFCCQGCKAVYELLQANNLCQYYSLDEHPGRKVADVELPGRFDYLDSEAVQAQLLSFRSNTLARLTLTLPQMHCASCIYLLEHLYQLDTGVSEARVNFLRKEISLSYQPDATSLKNVVKLLASLGYEPQITLAELGGPAAQVNRTIYYQLGLAAFCFGNVMLLAFPEYFSFTGQLAAEFGSFFGYLSLLLSLPVLLFSARDFYRSAWAGLRQRYINLDFPISLGLTSLFTVSVYEVLTHRGPGYFDSFTGLVFFMLIGKWVQQRTYDALRFDRDFTSYFPVAVTLLTPAGDKSVSVKELQVGHRIRVRNQEVIPADAMLMRGTGQIDYSFVSGESAPVAKVAGEVVYAGGRQVGEAVELEVVREVSQGYLTQLWNNPTFQKQTHATLETYANRVGRYFVGVTLLLALGTIVYWFPRDQQMMWRAFTSVLVIACPCALSLATPFALGSALTVFGRRKFYLKNSAVAEVLGRADTIVFDKTGTLTDVKRSAVEYEGPALSLAEQQALAALVTQSTHPLSQRLAEELPAGEGRLVTDFRETPGLGLRGTVAGQEWRVGSAAFVGLASASDTATTTDTMQSRVYVRLADGRTGCFRFRNVYRVDLPKILTDLGKRYQLAVLSGDNDSERARLRELFGAKAELRFRQSPEDKLAYVAELQQQGRTVIMLGDGLNDAGALRQANAGIALTDTLSNFSPACDAILDASSFGRLSTFLRFTQDSLQIVLATFVLSFIYNGIGLGLATQGRFTPIVSAILMPISSLSVIIFSTLLVRYAAYKRNL; encoded by the coding sequence GTGGCCGCTTCCGTTTCTGAAACTACCGTTCACGTAGCCTGCACCCACTGCGGCGACGACTGCCCCGGGCAACCTATTATGCGGCAGGAGCAGCCCTTCTGCTGCCAGGGCTGCAAAGCCGTGTACGAGCTACTGCAGGCCAATAACCTCTGCCAGTACTATTCCCTGGACGAGCACCCCGGCCGCAAAGTGGCCGACGTAGAGCTGCCCGGCCGCTTCGACTATCTGGATTCCGAAGCGGTGCAGGCCCAGCTACTCAGCTTCCGCAGCAATACGCTGGCCCGCCTTACGCTCACGCTGCCCCAGATGCACTGCGCTTCCTGTATTTACCTGCTGGAGCACTTATACCAGCTGGATACCGGCGTATCGGAGGCCCGGGTAAACTTTCTGCGCAAGGAAATCAGCCTGAGCTACCAGCCCGATGCTACCTCTCTGAAAAACGTGGTGAAGCTGCTGGCCTCTTTGGGCTACGAGCCACAGATTACGCTGGCCGAGCTGGGTGGCCCGGCCGCCCAAGTGAATCGCACCATATACTACCAGCTGGGACTGGCGGCTTTCTGCTTTGGCAACGTGATGCTGCTGGCATTTCCGGAGTATTTCTCCTTCACGGGCCAGCTGGCGGCGGAGTTCGGCAGCTTCTTCGGCTATCTGAGCTTGCTGCTGAGCTTGCCGGTGCTGCTGTTCAGTGCCCGCGACTTCTACCGCTCGGCCTGGGCCGGGCTGCGGCAGCGCTATATCAACCTCGATTTTCCCATCAGTTTGGGGCTGACTTCGCTGTTCACCGTGAGCGTGTACGAAGTTCTCACGCACCGCGGCCCCGGCTACTTCGACTCTTTCACGGGGCTGGTGTTTTTCATGCTGATTGGCAAATGGGTACAGCAGCGCACCTACGACGCCCTGCGCTTCGACCGGGACTTCACTTCCTACTTTCCAGTGGCCGTTACGCTGCTCACGCCGGCCGGCGATAAGTCGGTGTCGGTGAAGGAGCTGCAGGTGGGGCACCGCATCCGGGTGCGCAACCAGGAGGTTATTCCCGCCGATGCCATGCTGATGCGCGGCACCGGGCAGATTGACTACTCCTTTGTATCGGGGGAAAGCGCGCCGGTGGCCAAGGTGGCCGGGGAGGTGGTGTACGCCGGCGGCCGGCAGGTAGGGGAGGCCGTAGAGCTGGAGGTGGTGCGCGAAGTGTCGCAGGGCTACCTGACCCAGCTCTGGAACAACCCCACCTTCCAGAAACAGACCCACGCCACCCTGGAAACCTACGCCAACCGCGTGGGCCGCTACTTTGTGGGCGTTACGCTCCTACTGGCCTTAGGCACTATTGTCTACTGGTTTCCCCGCGACCAGCAGATGATGTGGCGCGCCTTCACCTCTGTGCTGGTTATTGCCTGCCCCTGCGCGCTTTCGCTGGCCACGCCGTTTGCGCTGGGCAGCGCCCTCACGGTGTTTGGCCGCCGCAAATTCTACCTGAAAAACTCCGCCGTAGCAGAAGTACTGGGCCGCGCCGATACCATCGTATTTGATAAAACCGGCACGCTCACGGACGTGAAGCGCTCCGCCGTGGAGTACGAAGGCCCCGCTTTGAGTTTAGCCGAGCAGCAGGCCCTCGCGGCGCTGGTAACCCAATCTACCCACCCCCTGAGCCAACGGCTGGCGGAGGAGCTGCCGGCCGGCGAAGGCCGCCTGGTGACGGATTTCCGCGAAACGCCCGGTCTGGGGCTGCGCGGCACGGTGGCCGGGCAGGAGTGGCGTGTCGGCTCGGCGGCTTTTGTGGGGCTGGCTTCTGCCTCGGATACCGCCACTACTACAGATACGATGCAGTCCCGGGTGTACGTGCGCCTGGCCGATGGCCGCACCGGCTGCTTCCGTTTCCGGAACGTGTACCGCGTCGACCTACCTAAAATCCTGACTGACCTGGGCAAGCGCTACCAGCTGGCCGTGCTTTCCGGCGACAACGACTCCGAGCGGGCCCGCCTGCGGGAGCTGTTCGGAGCCAAGGCCGAGCTGCGCTTCCGTCAGAGCCCTGAGGATAAGCTGGCCTACGTGGCCGAGCTGCAGCAGCAGGGCCGCACCGTCATCATGCTGGGCGACGGCCTAAACGACGCCGGGGCCCTGCGCCAGGCCAACGCCGGCATTGCCCTCACCGATACGCTCAGCAACTTCTCCCCCGCCTGCGATGCCATTTTGGACGCCAGCAGCTTTGGCCGACTAAGCACGTTTCTGCGCTTCACCCAGGACTCACTGCAGATTGTGCTAGCCACGTTCGTGCTGTCCTTTATCTACAATGGTATTGGGCTGGGACTGGCTACGCAGGGCCGTTTTACGCCCATCGTATCAGCTATTCTGATGCCCATCAGCTCCCTGAGCGTCATTATTTTCTCCACACTGCTGGTGCGCTACGCCGCCTACAAACGCAACCTCTGA
- the ccoS gene encoding cbb3-type cytochrome oxidase assembly protein CcoS, with protein sequence MEIIFGLITISLIVAILFLVAFVWAVRTKQYDDTYTPSVRMLFEDEPLDPPQKP encoded by the coding sequence ATGGAAATCATCTTCGGCCTAATCACCATCAGCCTCATAGTGGCCATTCTGTTCCTGGTGGCTTTTGTGTGGGCCGTGCGCACCAAGCAGTACGACGATACCTATACGCCCTCCGTGCGCATGCTCTTCGAGGACGAACCCCTGGACCCGCCACAAAAGCCGTAG
- a CDS encoding DUF4126 family protein, translating to MASSSAFWKTMGMGVIAGMRSMSAPALLSGALRDQPSGRLAHSKLGWLQSGAVSTGLKALAGAEMVGDKLPAMPNRTEPVSVMGRTLSGALVGAALYKLNRQKLLRGAAVGGLGALAGTFGAFALRKLADNSGTTKEPWTGFVEDALVVAGGKALLHNYQPRQ from the coding sequence ATGGCTTCTTCTTCGGCTTTCTGGAAAACAATGGGCATGGGCGTAATTGCCGGCATGCGGAGTATGTCGGCGCCGGCGCTGCTGAGCGGCGCGTTGCGGGACCAGCCCTCGGGGCGGCTGGCGCACTCCAAACTTGGCTGGCTGCAGAGCGGTGCTGTTTCCACGGGCCTGAAAGCCCTGGCCGGGGCCGAAATGGTGGGCGACAAGCTGCCTGCAATGCCCAACCGCACCGAGCCCGTAAGTGTAATGGGTCGCACGCTTTCCGGCGCGCTGGTGGGTGCGGCCCTGTATAAGCTCAACCGACAGAAGCTGTTGCGCGGTGCGGCGGTGGGTGGCCTGGGCGCCCTGGCCGGCACCTTCGGGGCCTTCGCCCTGCGCAAGCTGGCCGATAACAGTGGCACCACCAAGGAGCCCTGGACGGGCTTTGTTGAGGATGCACTGGTGGTGGCCGGGGGCAAAGCCCTGCTGCATAACTACCAGCCCCGGCAATAA
- the ccoN gene encoding cytochrome-c oxidase, cbb3-type subunit I, producing the protein MIVDPKPQVAPPQAPPTRALETFFYDNKIVRDFGIATIFWGIAGMLVGILAAFQLAQPDVNMHTSFTTFGRIRPLHTNAVIFAFVGNGIFMGVYYSLQRLCKTPMYSKKLSKLHFWGWQLIILSALISLPMGFTTSKEYAELEWPIDIAITLVWVVFGWNMFGTIAKRRERHLYVGIWFYIATFITVAVLHIVNSMAVPVSFMKSYSAYAGVQDALVQWWYGHNAVAFFLTTPYLGLMYYFLPKAAGRPVYSYRLSIIHFWSLIFIYIWAGPHHLLYTSLPDWAQSLGVAFSIMLLAPSWGGMINGLLTLRGAWDKVREEPVLKFLVVAITAYGMATFEGPMLSLKNVNAIAHFTDWIVAHVHVGALGWNGFLTFAMLYWLWPRLYRTPLYSKKLANTHFLIGTIGILFYALPMYWAGFTQGLMWKQFNAEGMLQYPNFLETVLQIVPMYYLRGIGGVLYLSGVFLMLYNLVKTAKAGSLLAEEKAQAPALLPAAEDPHADAGHWHRWIERRPVQMAVWATVAIGIGGAVEMIPTFLIKSNVPTIASVKPYTSLELQGRDLYIKEGCSNCHTQMVRPFRSETERYGEYSKAGEFVYDRPFLWGSKRTGPDLHRVGAKYPHSWHYNHMLDPTSMSPGSIMPPYPWLFENDIDYSTLPKKIRVLQSLGTPYPAGYDKQAVADARRQADGIVQELKKEQIEVKSDKEIVALIAYLQRLGTDIKVKPEQAAAAAR; encoded by the coding sequence ATGATAGTTGACCCGAAACCGCAGGTTGCCCCGCCGCAGGCACCACCCACGCGGGCCCTCGAGACGTTCTTCTACGACAACAAGATTGTTCGTGATTTCGGCATTGCCACCATCTTCTGGGGCATTGCCGGCATGTTGGTCGGTATTCTGGCGGCGTTCCAGCTGGCCCAGCCCGATGTGAACATGCACACGTCCTTCACCACGTTTGGACGCATCCGGCCGCTGCACACCAACGCCGTGATTTTTGCCTTCGTGGGCAACGGTATTTTCATGGGCGTGTACTATTCGCTGCAGCGCCTGTGCAAAACGCCCATGTACTCCAAGAAGCTCAGTAAGCTGCACTTCTGGGGCTGGCAGCTGATTATTCTGAGCGCGCTGATTTCCCTGCCCATGGGCTTCACCACCAGCAAGGAATACGCCGAGCTGGAGTGGCCCATTGATATTGCCATTACGCTGGTGTGGGTGGTGTTCGGCTGGAACATGTTCGGCACTATTGCCAAGCGGCGCGAGCGGCACCTGTACGTGGGTATCTGGTTTTACATTGCCACCTTCATTACGGTAGCGGTGCTGCACATCGTGAACTCCATGGCGGTGCCGGTGAGCTTCATGAAAAGCTACTCCGCCTACGCCGGCGTGCAGGATGCCCTGGTGCAGTGGTGGTACGGCCACAACGCCGTGGCTTTCTTCCTGACCACCCCTTACCTGGGCCTGATGTACTACTTCCTGCCTAAGGCAGCGGGCCGGCCGGTGTATTCTTACCGCCTGTCTATCATCCACTTCTGGTCCCTGATTTTCATTTACATCTGGGCTGGTCCTCACCACCTGCTGTATACTTCCCTGCCCGACTGGGCCCAGAGTCTGGGCGTGGCCTTCAGCATCATGCTGCTGGCGCCCAGCTGGGGCGGCATGATCAACGGCTTGCTCACGCTGCGCGGCGCCTGGGATAAAGTGCGCGAAGAGCCCGTGCTGAAATTCCTGGTAGTGGCCATTACGGCCTACGGCATGGCCACCTTCGAAGGCCCCATGCTCAGCCTGAAAAACGTAAACGCCATTGCCCACTTTACCGACTGGATTGTAGCCCACGTGCACGTAGGCGCCCTGGGCTGGAACGGCTTCCTCACCTTTGCCATGCTCTACTGGCTGTGGCCGCGTCTGTACCGCACGCCCCTGTATTCCAAGAAGCTGGCTAACACCCACTTCCTGATTGGCACCATCGGCATCCTGTTCTACGCGCTGCCCATGTACTGGGCTGGCTTTACCCAGGGCCTGATGTGGAAGCAGTTTAATGCCGAGGGCATGCTGCAGTACCCCAACTTCCTGGAAACTGTGCTGCAGATTGTACCCATGTACTACCTGCGCGGCATTGGCGGGGTGCTCTACCTAAGCGGCGTGTTCCTGATGCTGTACAACCTGGTGAAAACCGCCAAAGCCGGCTCCCTGCTGGCCGAGGAAAAAGCCCAGGCTCCTGCGCTGCTGCCTGCTGCCGAAGACCCGCATGCTGATGCCGGCCACTGGCACCGCTGGATTGAGCGCCGCCCCGTGCAAATGGCGGTGTGGGCTACCGTGGCCATCGGTATTGGTGGGGCCGTGGAGATGATTCCCACGTTCCTGATCAAGTCGAACGTGCCCACCATTGCCTCCGTGAAGCCTTATACCTCGCTGGAGCTGCAGGGCCGGGACCTCTACATCAAAGAAGGTTGCTCCAACTGCCACACCCAGATGGTGCGCCCCTTCCGCTCCGAGACCGAGCGCTACGGCGAGTACAGCAAAGCCGGCGAGTTTGTGTACGACCGTCCCTTCCTGTGGGGCAGCAAGCGCACCGGTCCCGATTTGCACCGCGTGGGCGCCAAGTACCCGCACTCCTGGCACTACAACCACATGCTGGACCCTACCAGCATGTCGCCGGGCTCTATTATGCCGCCTTACCCCTGGCTGTTTGAGAACGACATTGACTACTCCACGCTGCCCAAGAAAATTCGGGTACTCCAGAGCCTGGGCACGCCCTACCCCGCCGGCTATGACAAGCAGGCTGTGGCCGATGCCCGCCGCCAGGCCGACGGCATTGTGCAGGAGCTGAAGAAGGAGCAAATCGAAGTGAAATCGGACAAGGAAATTGTGGCCCTCATTGCTTACCTGCAGCGGCTGGGTACCGATATCAAAGTGAAGCCGGAGCAGGCGGCCGCCGCAGCCCGGTAA
- a CDS encoding cbb3-type cytochrome c oxidase N-terminal domain-containing protein: protein MLTSKLTSRWPLAAALLLQAGTTLAQAPAEAAAPAKPTGADTQVMLFWFLLSTLLLVLLVFILLFTMIVVKMKPQLRRLYELPTVHDTWSGKVVGLLVGDTALVVGKNKDELMGHDYDGITEFDNDLPPWWKYGFYLSIVFAFAYMGYYHVAHAGQLQLAEYETEMRQATLLVSADADDPNKLTTYTPLKTPADLDAGKTIFATNCAPCHGASAEGKVGPNLTDEFWLHGGDINHVYKTIKFGVTSKGMVAWKGKLASKQILQVSSYIESLKGSKPAGAKEPQGEKEL from the coding sequence ATGCTAACTTCTAAGCTGACCTCCCGCTGGCCCCTGGCGGCCGCGCTGCTGCTGCAGGCCGGTACGACCCTGGCCCAGGCGCCGGCCGAAGCCGCCGCCCCCGCCAAACCCACCGGTGCCGACACGCAGGTGATGCTGTTCTGGTTTCTGCTGAGCACGCTGCTGCTGGTGCTGCTGGTATTTATACTGCTCTTCACCATGATAGTGGTGAAGATGAAGCCCCAGCTGCGCAGGCTCTACGAGCTGCCCACGGTGCACGACACCTGGAGCGGCAAAGTAGTGGGCCTGCTCGTCGGCGACACAGCCCTGGTAGTGGGCAAGAACAAGGACGAGCTGATGGGCCACGACTACGACGGCATCACGGAGTTCGACAACGACCTGCCGCCGTGGTGGAAGTATGGCTTCTACCTCAGCATTGTGTTTGCCTTTGCCTATATGGGCTACTACCACGTGGCCCATGCCGGGCAGCTGCAGCTGGCGGAGTACGAAACGGAAATGCGCCAGGCTACCCTGCTGGTTTCCGCCGATGCCGACGACCCCAACAAGCTGACCACCTACACGCCCCTGAAAACCCCCGCCGACCTGGATGCGGGTAAAACCATCTTCGCCACCAACTGCGCGCCCTGCCACGGCGCCAGTGCCGAGGGCAAAGTAGGCCCCAACCTCACCGACGAATTCTGGCTGCATGGCGGCGATATCAACCACGTGTACAAAACCATCAAGTTCGGCGTCACCAGCAAAGGCATGGTGGCCTGGAAGGGCAAGCTGGCCAGCAAGCAGATTCTGCAGGTGTCTTCTTACATCGAAAGCTTAAAAGGCTCGAAACCCGCAGGCGCCAAAGAGCCTCAGGGCGAGAAGGAGCTGTAA
- the ccoG gene encoding cytochrome c oxidase accessory protein CcoG: MSVTTFQPNDDFRDTISTVDAEGKRVWLYPKKPSGPLYRARKWISYGLLALLFVGPWLRFRELPLLMLNLPERKFIIFGQIFWPQDFFILLVGALAFLLFIILFTIVYGRIFCGWVCPQTIFLEFVFRRIEYWLEGDSPQQKALDRADWTWNKIWRKTTKHALFLLISFLIANTFLAYIIGSDALVKIITDPLTAHLGGLTSMVVFTGVFYSVFARFREQVCTIACPYGRLQGVLLDKDSLVVAYDYKRGEPREKLRKNQERTAGDCIDCYQCVQVCPTGIDIRNGAQQLECTNCTACIDACNNIMAMVDLPKGLIRHASENDIANGTKFRLTGRMKALSGVLVLLLAGLTFLLVSRSNVEATVLRTPGQLFQKTERGTISNLYNISVINKTNHPYPITLKVLEPAGGTIALVGKDGLTLPAQGLTEGVFFAELPKSALHATNQKIRIGVFSGGQLITETNTKFLGPPQ, encoded by the coding sequence ATGTCCGTTACCACTTTTCAACCCAACGACGACTTTCGCGACACCATCTCCACGGTAGATGCGGAGGGCAAGCGTGTGTGGCTGTATCCGAAGAAGCCCAGCGGCCCGCTGTACCGCGCCCGCAAGTGGATTAGCTACGGACTGCTGGCGCTGCTGTTTGTGGGCCCCTGGCTGCGCTTCCGGGAGCTGCCGCTGCTGATGCTGAACCTGCCCGAGCGGAAGTTCATCATCTTCGGGCAGATCTTCTGGCCCCAGGATTTCTTTATTCTGCTGGTGGGCGCGCTGGCGTTTCTGCTATTCATTATCCTGTTTACCATCGTGTACGGCCGCATTTTCTGCGGCTGGGTGTGTCCCCAGACTATCTTCCTGGAGTTTGTTTTCCGGCGCATAGAGTACTGGCTGGAGGGCGATTCTCCCCAGCAGAAAGCTCTGGACCGCGCCGACTGGACCTGGAACAAAATCTGGCGCAAAACTACCAAGCACGCGCTGTTTCTGCTGATTTCGTTTCTGATTGCCAACACCTTTCTGGCCTACATCATTGGGTCTGATGCGTTGGTGAAGATCATTACCGATCCGCTGACGGCGCACCTGGGCGGCCTTACTTCCATGGTGGTGTTCACGGGCGTGTTCTACTCGGTGTTTGCGCGGTTCCGGGAGCAGGTGTGCACCATTGCCTGCCCCTACGGTCGCCTGCAGGGCGTGCTGCTGGATAAAGACAGCCTGGTAGTAGCCTACGATTACAAGCGGGGCGAGCCCCGCGAGAAGCTGCGCAAAAACCAGGAGCGTACCGCCGGCGACTGTATCGACTGCTACCAGTGCGTGCAGGTTTGCCCCACCGGCATTGATATCCGCAACGGCGCCCAGCAACTGGAATGCACCAACTGCACCGCCTGCATCGATGCCTGCAACAACATCATGGCCATGGTGGACCTGCCGAAAGGGCTGATCCGTCACGCCTCGGAAAACGACATTGCCAATGGTACTAAGTTCCGCCTCACGGGGCGCATGAAGGCGCTGTCGGGGGTGCTGGTGCTGTTGCTGGCGGGCCTCACGTTTCTGCTGGTTTCGCGCTCCAACGTGGAGGCCACGGTGCTGCGCACGCCGGGCCAGCTGTTCCAGAAAACCGAGCGGGGCACCATTTCCAACCTGTACAATATCTCCGTCATCAACAAAACCAACCACCCGTACCCCATCACCCTGAAAGTGCTGGAACCCGCCGGCGGCACCATTGCGCTGGTGGGTAAAGACGGCCTCACGCTGCCGGCCCAGGGCCTGACGGAAGGGGTATTTTTTGCCGAGCTGCCGAAGTCGGCGCTGCACGCTACCAACCAGAAAATCCGCATCGGCGTGTTCAGCGGTGGCCAGCTCATTACGGAAACCAACACCAAGTTTCTGGGGCCACCGCAGTAA
- a CDS encoding FixH family protein, whose translation MVTPTSPQKRTIWPYAIIAAFVLFAGYIGYMVQQAMRTNVDLVSTDYYEQELAYQQRMESVARTAALPAPVQVAYDAAAQRITLELPAALAQQTVQGTLHFFRPSDQKLDFRLPFTPAGTPARQQLSTSKLQPGLWRLRVEFTAGGQQYFLEKELSI comes from the coding sequence ATGGTTACTCCAACCTCTCCTCAAAAGCGCACCATCTGGCCCTACGCCATTATTGCGGCCTTCGTGCTTTTTGCCGGCTACATTGGCTATATGGTGCAGCAGGCCATGCGCACCAACGTAGACCTGGTCAGCACCGACTACTACGAGCAGGAGCTGGCCTACCAGCAGCGTATGGAATCGGTGGCGCGCACGGCGGCCCTGCCCGCGCCGGTACAGGTGGCCTACGATGCCGCTGCCCAGCGCATCACGCTGGAGCTGCCGGCAGCGTTGGCGCAGCAAACGGTGCAAGGCACGCTGCACTTCTTCCGGCCTTCTGATCAGAAGCTGGACTTCCGGTTGCCCTTCACGCCCGCGGGCACGCCGGCCCGGCAGCAGCTGAGCACCAGCAAGCTGCAGCCCGGCCTGTGGCGGCTGCGGGTAGAGTTTACGGCCGGTGGTCAGCAGTATTTCCTGGAGAAGGAGCTTTCCATCTGA
- a CDS encoding sulfite exporter TauE/SafE family protein, which yields MLWAGFLFGLLGSFHCVGMCGAIALALPGKDNPVGWRYVRGRVLYNLGRVTTYSLLGALAGVVGQSLRLAGWQQGLSIASGLLILLLVVVPERYTGRVADFLGLSRVLAAVRNRLMYYFQQPTARALYTTGLLNGLLPCGMVYLALAGAISAPGVPGAMLYMALFGLGTVPLMLALSLTGRLVPLLWRARLRAAVPVGATLMAALFILRGLGLGIPYVSPALSQPTATVTATATAQPLTVHECR from the coding sequence ATGCTCTGGGCTGGTTTCTTATTCGGGTTGCTGGGTAGCTTTCACTGCGTAGGCATGTGCGGGGCTATTGCGCTGGCACTGCCGGGCAAGGACAACCCCGTGGGCTGGCGCTATGTGCGGGGCCGCGTGCTCTACAATCTGGGCCGCGTAACAACCTACTCCCTGCTGGGTGCCCTGGCCGGCGTGGTGGGGCAGAGCCTGCGCCTGGCCGGTTGGCAGCAGGGACTATCCATTGCCTCTGGCCTGCTGATTCTGCTGCTGGTAGTCGTGCCGGAGCGCTACACCGGCCGCGTGGCCGATTTTCTGGGGTTGAGCCGGGTACTGGCCGCCGTGAGAAACCGGCTGATGTACTACTTCCAGCAGCCCACCGCCCGCGCCCTCTACACCACCGGCCTGCTGAACGGCCTGCTTCCCTGCGGTATGGTGTATCTGGCTTTGGCCGGGGCCATCAGCGCGCCGGGTGTGCCGGGCGCTATGCTGTATATGGCTCTGTTTGGCCTGGGTACGGTGCCCCTCATGCTGGCTCTTTCCTTAACGGGCCGACTGGTGCCGCTACTGTGGCGCGCCCGGCTGCGGGCGGCGGTGCCGGTAGGCGCTACGCTCATGGCCGCCCTGTTTATTCTGCGCGGACTGGGGCTGGGAATTCCCTATGTAAGCCCGGCACTCAGCCAACCTACTGCCACCGTCACTGCCACTGCTACCGCGCAGCCCCTCACCGTGCACGAGTGCCGGTAG
- a CDS encoding universal stress protein yields the protein MKTILIPLTLTASDEYALAYANKLAVRWRANLVLLYCQPGPALSSTDEDALLTRMQNHVERMRYQQLVRQDARRLHYHFRALAGSLPEHIAEVVSQNAADLVVMSLEQTHCPAQAMTDNHPVRVSSLVRCPVLVVPPGRRPLPTRLVFATDFTQLSLSALPRLSALADALPGQMELVQIYGREQRQNLVGFKRALAASRRQLTWPQVNVQLLEDDDMVEGISEYCAHVQAQLLILSPTDEAQLCRFFDTCHTTTLAYHQQIPVLLLRPTAAMPAVHCCARCASRMALPDMHTTIPLSAAGFSLD from the coding sequence ATGAAAACTATTCTCATTCCCCTGACGCTCACGGCCTCCGACGAATATGCGCTGGCCTACGCCAACAAGCTGGCCGTGCGGTGGCGCGCCAACCTGGTGCTGCTCTACTGCCAGCCCGGCCCCGCGCTTTCCTCTACCGACGAAGATGCCCTGCTCACCCGCATGCAAAACCACGTGGAGCGCATGCGCTACCAGCAGCTGGTGCGCCAGGATGCCCGCCGCCTGCACTACCACTTCCGGGCGCTGGCCGGCTCCCTGCCCGAGCATATTGCCGAGGTAGTAAGCCAGAACGCCGCCGATTTGGTGGTGATGAGCCTGGAACAAACGCATTGCCCCGCCCAGGCCATGACGGACAACCACCCGGTGCGCGTAAGCTCCCTGGTGCGCTGCCCCGTGCTGGTGGTGCCACCCGGCCGCCGGCCCCTGCCTACGCGCCTGGTGTTTGCTACTGATTTCACCCAGCTGAGCCTCAGTGCGCTGCCGCGGCTCTCAGCCCTGGCCGATGCCCTGCCCGGGCAGATGGAGCTGGTGCAGATATATGGCCGGGAGCAGCGCCAGAATCTGGTGGGCTTTAAGCGGGCGCTGGCCGCCAGCCGCCGCCAGCTTACGTGGCCCCAGGTGAATGTGCAGCTGCTGGAAGACGATGATATGGTGGAGGGCATCAGTGAGTACTGCGCCCACGTGCAGGCCCAGCTGCTGATTCTGTCTCCTACTGATGAGGCCCAGCTCTGCCGCTTTTTCGACACCTGCCATACCACCACGCTGGCCTACCATCAGCAGATTCCGGTGCTGCTGCTGCGCCCCACGGCTGCTATGCCCGCGGTGCATTGCTGCGCCCGCTGCGCTTCCCGCATGGCCCTGCCCGACATGCACACCACTATTCCGCTCTCCGCCGCCGGGTTTTCGCTGGACTAA